DNA from Salinispora arenicola:
GTATGCGGTGTGGGGCGGCTACGCGTACGGGCGGGGGCTGGACGGTCGGGAGGCCCGCACCGACATGGAACGCTCCTTCGCGCGGATCGCCGTGGCCGTGAAGAACCAGGACACCCGGGAGCACGACATCGTCGACTCCGACGACTACTTCCAGTACCACGGCGGGATGGTGGCGATGGTCCGGCACCTCACGGGTGCCGCGCCGGCCGCGTACGTCGGCGACTCGGCGATGCCGCACGACGTGCGGACCCGTACCCTCAGCGAGGAGACCCGGCGGGTGTTCCGGGCCCGGGTGGTCAATCCGAAGTGGGTCGCGGCGATGCGCCGACACGGCTACAAGGGCGCGTTCGAGCTGGCGGCCACGGTCGACTACCTGTTCGGCTACGACGCCACCGCTGGTGTGGTCGACGACTGGATGTACGAGCGGCTCGCCGAGGCGTACCTGTTCGACGACGAGACCCGGGAGTTCCTGGAACGGTCCAACCCGTGGGCGCTGCGCGGCATGACCGAGCGGCTGCTCGAGGCCGCCGACCGGGGGCTGTGGGCACAACCGGATCCGACCACCCTGGGCCGGCTCCGGGAGACGTATCTGGCCAGCGAGGGCGATCTGGAGGACCGCGGGTGAGCACGACGAGTGAGCCGGGCCTGCGGGTGCCACGGCCGACGCGACCGGAGGCTGTCGGGGCCGGCTATCCCTTCTCGGCCGTGCTCGGCATGGCCGATATGCGCCTCGCACTGTTGCTGAACGCCGTCAACCCGGCGATCGGCGGGGTGCTCGTGCGGGGCGAGAAGGGCACCGCCAAGTCGACCGCGGTGCGCGCGCTGGCCGCGCTGCTACCGCCGGTGGATCGGGTGGCCGGCTGCCGTTTTGCCTGCGATCCGGACGCGCCCGACCCCCGGTGCCCGGATGGTCCGCACCCGGCGGTGCCGGCCGCCGAACGCCGCCCGGCCGCCCTGGTCGAGCTGCCGGTCGGAGCCGCCGAGGACCGGGTGGTCGGCTCGCTCGACCTGGAGCGGGCTCTCGCCGACGGGGTACGCGCCTACGAACCTGGCCTGCTCGCCGCCGCCCACCGGGGGGTGCTCTATGTCGACGAGGTGAACCTGCTCCACGACCATCTGGTCGACCTGCTGTTGGACGCCGCCGCGATGGGGCGCTGCCACGTCGAGCGGGAGGGGGTGTCGGTCAGCCACGCTGCCCGGTTCCTTCTGGTTGGCACGATGAACCCGGAAGAGGGGGAGCTGCGTCCGCAACTACTCGACCGGTTCGGGCTGACCGTCGAGGTGGTCGCCAGCCGCGACCCGGCCGTACGGGTGGAGGTGGTGCGTCGCCGGCTCGACGCCGACGCGGACCCGGCGGGTTTCGCGGCGCGTTGGGCCGGGGAGGACGCGGCTGTCGCCCGTCAGGTGGCCGATGCCCGCGCTCGGTTGGACCAAGTGGTGCTGACCGACGCGGCGTTGCGGCAGATCGCCGAGGTGTGTGCGGCGTTCGACGTGGACGGGATGCGGGCCGACATCGTCACCGCCCGAGCCGCCGTGGCGCACGCCGCCTGGCAGGGCCGGGATCGGGTGACCGCGGACGATGTGCGGGTGGCGGCCCGACTCGCCCTGCCGCACCGGCGCCGCCGGGACCCCTTCGACACGCCCGGGCTGGACGAACAGCGCCTCGACGAGGCACTGGACCGGGCCCAGGACGAGCACCTCGGCTGCCCCGACGATGACACCGGAGCCGACGACGGTTCGGACGGCGGCACCGGACCCGATGATGGTCCCGACGGCGGCACCGGACCCGACGGCGGCACCGGACCCGACGGCGGCATCGGACCCGACGGCGGCCCAGACGGTGGTGCTCCGGCCGACGCCCCCCGGTCCGATGGCGACACCGGGTTCGTGGATCCCACGGGCCGTGCACCCGATCAGTCCACGGCCCAGCCCCCCGAGCCCGGCTCGCCCGGCCCCGACGACTCGCCCCGGGATCCGCGGCCGGTGGCCGCACCACAGCACGGGCTGCGGGCGCGGCTGTTCACCGCGCCCGGCATCGGCGAGGGAGTGCCGGGCCGGCGGTCGCGGGCGCGGACCGGGCGGGGGCGCACCACCGGCGCACGGGTACCGGCCAACCGGCCCGGTGCGCTGCACCTGCCGGCGACGGTCCGGGCAGCCGCCCCGCACCAGGTTGCCCGGGGACGGGCCAAAGGACCACTGCGGCTTCGTCCGATCGACGTGCGGGAAGCCGTTCGTGAAGGGCG
Protein-coding regions in this window:
- a CDS encoding putative cobaltochelatase — protein: MSTTSEPGLRVPRPTRPEAVGAGYPFSAVLGMADMRLALLLNAVNPAIGGVLVRGEKGTAKSTAVRALAALLPPVDRVAGCRFACDPDAPDPRCPDGPHPAVPAAERRPAALVELPVGAAEDRVVGSLDLERALADGVRAYEPGLLAAAHRGVLYVDEVNLLHDHLVDLLLDAAAMGRCHVEREGVSVSHAARFLLVGTMNPEEGELRPQLLDRFGLTVEVVASRDPAVRVEVVRRRLDADADPAGFAARWAGEDAAVARQVADARARLDQVVLTDAALRQIAEVCAAFDVDGMRADIVTARAAVAHAAWQGRDRVTADDVRVAARLALPHRRRRDPFDTPGLDEQRLDEALDRAQDEHLGCPDDDTGADDGSDGGTGPDDGPDGGTGPDGGTGPDGGIGPDGGPDGGAPADAPRSDGDTGFVDPTGRAPDQSTAQPPEPGSPGPDDSPRDPRPVAAPQHGLRARLFTAPGIGEGVPGRRSRARTGRGRTTGARVPANRPGALHLPATVRAAAPHQVARGRAKGPLRLRPIDVREAVREGREGNLVLFVVDASGSMGARHRMSAVKGAVLALLTDAYQRRDKVAVVAFRGAGAQVLLPATASVLAASTRLAELPTGGRTPLAEGLLAAAELLRVERLRDPRRRPLTLVVTDGRATAGADPLPRAARAAAVLRATGAPCVVVDCESGPVRLDLARRLANQLAAAHHPLPTVTTTPLAALATAGFGAQRSVV